AGGATAGCTTCTGCCCACGCGCCCTTGGATTCACTCGGGGTCCGAGCAACGCGCTGCGTCAGCACTACGGCAATGCCCCAGCCCGACAACGGTGAAATGAGAGTCGCAGCAGCCACGGATCCGGCAAATAGTCCGTAGCCACTCGCGCCCATCCAGTGGGAAAGTACGAGCAGGTAACCTGCTTGCACTACTGCACGTATGGCCAAGCCAATAGTGGACAAGAGCGCGTTACGCCCTAGCCGACCGACGCCCAGGCGGCCCAGTAGGCCTTTGAAGATTCCCACTTCCACTTAGTGGTCAACCCCTGGCATCAGCTGCTCGTCAGATGCAAGTCTTTGGCGACGCCATACCTTTCGGCGCAACCACATCGTTTGCCAACCGCCCTTGAGGAAAGCCAGAGGCCCAAAATGCGTCCGCATGTCGCGAAGGGCGAAGCGTGCCGTGCCGGCATCGCACGCACTGATGGCCCACAGTAGAAGCCCTACCGATACCTCCCAGCGATATGCCGTCGGATAGTCGGCCCTAGCACTGAAGAAATCACGCGCGTCGGTATCGAATTCGAGGCTCGATCGGAGAAAGTTCAGCCTAGCCTTTTTTCCCGAGCGTAGCGCAGAAAGTGGACTTTCCCGATAAACCGCCATCGCAGAAGGTACATAGGCCACCTTCCAGCGGGAGGTGACATAAGCCGCCAGTACCGTGTCGCCAAATCGATACTCGCGCCGAAACACGCCCGATGCCTTGCACGATACGACAGTACTGCGGCGCAGCAACACAGTGCACGTACGCAATATCTTGGGGAAGTGGAACGCACTAAAGAGACGCCCTTCCAGCAGCGTAAAAGGTACTCGGCGATGCACGGAATGGCGCCAATCTACCGTCCACCCGTTCGATCCGGGTCGACTGCGCAACCAGTCGGTATGCACGATGCCAACCTCCGGATCGTGGACGATGAGCGCCACCTGGCGAGCAAGCTTGTCACGGGCACACCAGTAGTCATCCCCTTCGCAGAACGCCACGAATTCGCCGCGCGCCGCATCGAAGGTACGCTGACCATTGGCGTTCATCCCAACATTAGCTGCAGAGTAAAGAATGCGGATAATGTGGGGATAACGGCGCTGGTACTCCAGCGCAATCGCGCGGGTGGCATCCTTTGACGCGTCCTCGCCGATGATTAGCTCGATAGGAAAGTCACACTGCTGTTTGACAACTCCTTCGATGGCCTCCGCTAGATAGTCAGCGTGGTTATAGGTGATCATCAAGACGCTCACCAGCGGCCTCGGAGGCAGCTTGTCGGCATCACTGAT
This genomic window from Dyella terrae contains:
- a CDS encoding glycosyltransferase family 2 protein, whose protein sequence is MAAVAPDQVEEISDADKLPPRPLVSVLMITYNHADYLAEAIEGVVKQQCDFPIELIIGEDASKDATRAIALEYQRRYPHIIRILYSAANVGMNANGQRTFDAARGEFVAFCEGDDYWCARDKLARQVALIVHDPEVGIVHTDWLRSRPGSNGWTVDWRHSVHRRVPFTLLEGRLFSAFHFPKILRTCTVLLRRSTVVSCKASGVFRREYRFGDTVLAAYVTSRWKVAYVPSAMAVYRESPLSALRSGKKARLNFLRSSLEFDTDARDFFSARADYPTAYRWEVSVGLLLWAISACDAGTARFALRDMRTHFGPLAFLKGGWQTMWLRRKVWRRQRLASDEQLMPGVDH